AAGTGCGCGAGACGGTCGAAGGCCTCAACGTCGGCGACGCCAGCATCCAGGAATTCGGCGATCCCAAGACGATCACCATCCGCATGGGTCTTCCCGACGGCGGTGACGATGCCGCGGCCAAGGTCGCCACCAGAGTGCGCGAGGCGATCGCGGCCAAGCATCCAGACGCGAAGTTCACCGTCGACAGCGTGTCCGGCAAGGTTTCCAACGAACTGTATCGCTCGGGTGCGATCTCCGTTGCGCTGGCGATGCTCGGTATCGCCATCTACATCTGGTTCCGCTTCGAATGGCAATTTGGCGTCGGTGCGCTCGTCACCCTGTTTCACGACGTCTGCATGACGATCGGCTTCTTCTCGCTGACGCAGCTGGAGTTCAATCTCAATGTCGTCGCCGCGATCCTCACCATCGTCGGCTATTCACTGAACGATACCGTCGTGATCTACGACCGGATTCGCGAGGATCTGAGGAAATACCGCAAGATGGAGATCGTGCCGTTGCTCAACGTCTCGCTGAACGAGACGCTGTCGCGGACCATGGTGACCTCGCTGTCGATCATGTTCGCGCTGCTGGCGCTGCTGCTGATCGGGCCGCAGGTGATCTTCGGGCTGACCATCGCAATCTTCCTGGGCATCTTCGTCGGCACCTATTCGTCGATCTACATCTCCTCGCCGATCCTGGTCTGGCTGGGGGTGAGCGGCGACAGCTTCCTGCCCAAGACCTCGACCGGTTCCGCGGCCAAGGGCGGCGAGCGGGTGGCGACCCCCAACGAAGGCTATTGAGGTGGCGCGGCTGGACCGCGATCCCTCGGCCCAAGGGCCGCTCGTCCAGGGGTTTCGCGACGGCGGCTTCTCCGTGGACGGCGTCGTCCACCGTGCCGTCTTCCTGACCCCTGTCGCCGCCTGGGCGTGGACTGCGCCGCCGATCGGCGAGATCGCGCCCGAAGATCTCGAGCCTATCCTGGTGCTCGATCCGGCACCGGAATTCGTGCTGCTCGGCACCGGCGCCACGATCGTCTTTCCCCCGCGTGCGTTCGTTCGCGCACTCGAGGAGCGGGGCATCGGCGTCGAAGTGATGGACAGCCGCGCCGCGGCCCGAACCTGGGGCATGCTCCGCAGCGAGGAGCGCTGGATCGCCGCAGCGCTGATGCCGCTCGGCTCCTCTCCCCTTTAGGACCCCCCATCAAAGTACTACTTTGATGGGTTCCCTAGGAGAAATTGGGAGCGGGGGATCCGGTGGGGAATCTCGAGGCTTACCGTTTCGCTCCGACTCCCCCTCTCCCCGGCCCTCTCCCCTGAAGGGGAGAGGGAGAGCAAGTGGCGCCGCAATTGCTCGGCGTTGCGCGACCAGCTGAAGCGCAGCGCACTTTGCCGGACCGCGGTCTGCGCCGGCGCAGCAGCCAGCACCTCCCGTACGCCCGCTGCGATCGCGGCGGCGTTCCGCGCGACCAGGCGCCCCGCCTCGGGACGGTCGACCACCTCGCGGGCGCCGCCGACATCGGTGATCACCAGCGGCGTGCCGCAGGCGAGGGCCTCGACCCAGACGTTGGCGAGACCTTCGCGCTCTGACGGCAGCACCATCGCGTCAGCGGCGCCGAGCAGGGTCGGCAGCTCCGCATGCGGCCGATTGCCGAGGAAGCGGACTCGATCCGCCACGCCGCACGCTGCCGCGCGGGCTTCGAGCGCCGATCGTTCGGGTCCGTCGCCGACCAGCAGCAGGGTCACGTCCGGCAAGGCGGCAAGGGCTTCGACGACGAGCGCCTGGCCCTTGAGCGGGATCAGCGCGCCGGCGCTCACCAGCAGGCCTCCGTCGATGCCGAGCGCGGCCTTGGCGGCGCTGCGATCGACCGGCGAGAAGAGATCGAGGTCGACGCCGGTATGGTGGACCGCAATCCTGTCCTGCGGCATGCCGAGCGCAATCATCGAGGCCTTGAGTGCGGCGCTCACCGCGAGCAGGCCACCGGCGCGGCGGGACGCCGCCACCATCTGCCGCCGCACCGCCGGACGCGTGCCCCAATAATGGATGTCGCTGCCGCGCGCCTTGATCGAGAAGGGCACTCCGAGGGCGTCCGACAGATGCATCGCGGCGACGCCGTCCGGCCAGAAGAATTCGGCGTCGATGACGTCGATCGGAAGCGTGCGAAGCAAGGGCAGGGCAGCTCGGGCCAGCGCACGGCCGGCCAGCGGCTCCAGCCGCGGCAGCACTCGGAAGCGGGGCCGATGAACCGGGATGCCGTCCCGTGCCTCATGCGGCGGAGCGCTGCGCCGCGCGGCATAATGCGCGTAACGCGACAGCGGCCACGGCGGTAGTCCGATGCCGGCCACCACCTGCACGGCGACATCGTCGAGGTCGGACAATGCGCGCGTCTGGCGGGCGACGAACAGGCCGAAGGTCGGCCGGGTCGCATCCGGAAACAGCGTCGACAGGGTGAGCACGCGCAGCATCGCTTTCGCCCTACGCTTCAACCATTAAACGGGGGTTCATGCGCCGCCGGGCAACCCGTCCGCTATCTGCTTGGCCCCGGCCCAACCCTCCGCTAAGAAGCCCCCCATGCTCCGTCCCTCCGCACGTCCGATCGCCGCCGCAATCCTGCTGGCCATGGTTCTTCCCCTCGCTGCTTGCGCAGGCGGCAAGAAGACCCGCGCCGATACCCAATATGTCGCTCGCGACGTCAACACGCTCTACGGCCAGGCCAAGGACCGTCTCGATCGCGGCCAGTATCAGGTCGCCGCGGCCCTGTTCGACGAGGTCGAGCGCCAGCATCCCTACTCGGTCTGGGCCCGCCGTGCGCAGCTGATGAGCGCGTTCAGCTATTATGCCGCGCGCGACTATACCAAGTCGATCGATTCCGCTCGCCGCTTCCTGTCCATCCACCCGGGCAACCGCGATGCGCCCTACGCCCACTATCTGATCGCGCTCGCTTATTACGAGCAGATCGAGGATGTCACCCGCGATCAGAAGATCACCGGCCAGGCGCTGGACGCGCTCAACGAGCTCGTCCGCCGCTACCCCAACACGCGCTACGCGTCGGACGCGCGGCTGAAGATCGATCTCGTCCGCGATCATCTCGCGGGCAAGGAAATGGAGGTCGGCCGCTTCTATCAGCGCCGCGCCCAGTGGTTGGCCTCGGTGCAGCGTTTCCGGGTCGTCGTCGACGAATATCAGACGACCAGCCACGCGCCCGAGGCGCTGATGCGGCTTACCGAAAGCTATCTGGCGCTCGGAATTCCCGACGAGGCACGCAAGTCCGCGGCGGTGCTCGGTGCCAATTATCCCAACACCAAATGGTATGAGCGCGCCTACGAGCTCGTGCAAAAGAACGCGCCTGCAGCGCCTTCGGCTTGATCTGACGAGTCCGGCAATGGCACAGTCCGGCGTATGCTGACCGGGCTCTCCATCCGAGACGTCGTCCTGATCGAGAGCCTGGATCTCGAGTTCGGTGCGGGCCTCGGCGTGCTCACCGGCGAGACCGGGGCCGGCAAGTCGATCCTGCTCGATTCCCTCGGCCTCGCGCTTGGCGCCCGCGCCGACAGCGGCCTGGTGCGTACCGGCCAGGCGCAGGCAGTGGTCAGCGTCAGCTTCGACCTGCCCGCCGACCACGCTGCGCGCGCTTTGCTGCGCGAGAATGGGCTCGACGGAGAGCCCGGCGAGCCGCTGGTGATCCGCCGCATCGTCAAAGCCGACGGCGGCAGCCGCGCGCTGATCAACGATCAGTCGGCCTCGGTTGGCCTGCTCCGCGAACTCGGCGCGATGCTGGTCGAGATCCATGGCCAGCATGACGATCGCGGGCTGCTCAACGCCCGTGGCCACCGTGCCCTGCTCGACACGTTCGGCGGCATCGACACGCGCGAGACCGAACGTCTGTTCCGGGTCTGGGGTGAGGCGGAGACCGCGCTGACACGCGCCCGCGAAGAGCTCGAAGCCGCCGCGCGCGATCGCGAATATCTCGAACATGCCGCCGCCGAACTCGGCAAGCTCGCACCGCAGCAGGGCGAGGAAGAGGAATTGGCCAACCTGCGCGCCAACATGCAGAAGGGCGCGCGCCTGGCCGAGGACATTGCCGCGGTCGGTCAATATCTCGACGGCTCCGAAGGCGGGCTGTCGCTGCTGCGCCAAGCGGCACGCCGGCTCGAGCGCATCGGCGACCAGCATGAGAAACTGGCGGACGCCCTGTCGGCGCTCGACCGGGCCTTGATCGAGGCGTCGGACGCCGAAGACCGTCTCGCCGAAGCGGCCGACGCTCTGGCCTATGAGCCCGCGCGGCTGGAGGAAGCCGAAGCCCGCCTGTTCGAGATCCGCGCGGTTGCGCGCAAGCACCGGGTCGAGCCCGACGCATTGCCGGCCCTGGCCGAGGAGCTCACCGCCAAGCTCTCCGCGCTGGAAGCGGGCACGCGCAGCCTTGCCATTCTCGAGCGCTCGGTGAGCGATGGGCGCACCGCCTATGAGGAGTCGGCCGCGCGGCTGTCGGCGCTCCGCGCCGCGGCGGCCGAACGGCTCGACGCCTCGGTGGCGCGTGAGCTCGCACCGTTGAAGCTCGACGCCGCCCAGTTCCGCACCATCGTCGAGTTCCTGCCGGAGGGCCAATGGGGTCCGCGCGGGCGGGACCGGGTCGAATTTGAAGTGTCGACCAATCCCGGCGCGCCGTTCGCGCCCTTGACCAAGATCGCCAGCGGCGGCGAATTGTCGCGTTTCATCCTCGCGCTCAAGGTGGCGCTTGCCGAACAGGGCGGGGCGGGGACGATGATCTTCGACGAAATCGATCGCGGCGTCGGCGGCGCGGTCGCCAGCGCGATCGGCGAGCGGCTCCA
The nucleotide sequence above comes from Sphingosinicella sp. BN140058. Encoded proteins:
- a CDS encoding Mth938-like domain-containing protein, coding for MARLDRDPSAQGPLVQGFRDGGFSVDGVVHRAVFLTPVAAWAWTAPPIGEIAPEDLEPILVLDPAPEFVLLGTGATIVFPPRAFVRALEERGIGVEVMDSRAAARTWGMLRSEERWIAAALMPLGSSPL
- a CDS encoding glycosyltransferase; its protein translation is MLRVLTLSTLFPDATRPTFGLFVARQTRALSDLDDVAVQVVAGIGLPPWPLSRYAHYAARRSAPPHEARDGIPVHRPRFRVLPRLEPLAGRALARAALPLLRTLPIDVIDAEFFWPDGVAAMHLSDALGVPFSIKARGSDIHYWGTRPAVRRQMVAASRRAGGLLAVSAALKASMIALGMPQDRIAVHHTGVDLDLFSPVDRSAAKAALGIDGGLLVSAGALIPLKGQALVVEALAALPDVTLLLVGDGPERSALEARAAACGVADRVRFLGNRPHAELPTLLGAADAMVLPSEREGLANVWVEALACGTPLVITDVGGAREVVDRPEAGRLVARNAAAIAAGVREVLAAAPAQTAVRQSALRFSWSRNAEQLRRHLLSLSPSGERAGERGSRSETVSLEIPHRIPRSQFLLGNPSK
- the secF gene encoding protein translocase subunit SecF; this translates as MRLLKLVPDNTNFDFMRWRNVALVLSIIVTVASIALVAVRGLNLGVDFVGGQMINVTFSRTAPIEEVRETVEGLNVGDASIQEFGDPKTITIRMGLPDGGDDAAAKVATRVREAIAAKHPDAKFTVDSVSGKVSNELYRSGAISVALAMLGIAIYIWFRFEWQFGVGALVTLFHDVCMTIGFFSLTQLEFNLNVVAAILTIVGYSLNDTVVIYDRIREDLRKYRKMEIVPLLNVSLNETLSRTMVTSLSIMFALLALLLIGPQVIFGLTIAIFLGIFVGTYSSIYISSPILVWLGVSGDSFLPKTSTGSAAKGGERVATPNEGY
- a CDS encoding outer membrane protein assembly factor BamD; this encodes MLRPSARPIAAAILLAMVLPLAACAGGKKTRADTQYVARDVNTLYGQAKDRLDRGQYQVAAALFDEVERQHPYSVWARRAQLMSAFSYYAARDYTKSIDSARRFLSIHPGNRDAPYAHYLIALAYYEQIEDVTRDQKITGQALDALNELVRRYPNTRYASDARLKIDLVRDHLAGKEMEVGRFYQRRAQWLASVQRFRVVVDEYQTTSHAPEALMRLTESYLALGIPDEARKSAAVLGANYPNTKWYERAYELVQKNAPAAPSA
- the recN gene encoding DNA repair protein RecN, producing MLTGLSIRDVVLIESLDLEFGAGLGVLTGETGAGKSILLDSLGLALGARADSGLVRTGQAQAVVSVSFDLPADHAARALLRENGLDGEPGEPLVIRRIVKADGGSRALINDQSASVGLLRELGAMLVEIHGQHDDRGLLNARGHRALLDTFGGIDTRETERLFRVWGEAETALTRAREELEAAARDREYLEHAAAELGKLAPQQGEEEELANLRANMQKGARLAEDIAAVGQYLDGSEGGLSLLRQAARRLERIGDQHEKLADALSALDRALIEASDAEDRLAEAADALAYEPARLEEAEARLFEIRAVARKHRVEPDALPALAEELTAKLSALEAGTRSLAILERSVSDGRTAYEESAARLSALRAAAAERLDASVARELAPLKLDAAQFRTIVEFLPEGQWGPRGRDRVEFEVSTNPGAPFAPLTKIASGGELSRFILALKVALAEQGGAGTMIFDEIDRGVGGAVASAIGERLHRLSANAQLLVVTHSPQVAARGNRHFFIEKSHGLVTRTSVHLLDEGRRREEIARMLSGAEVTDEARAQAVRLLEAA